In bacterium, the DNA window GTTGGTTGTGGCTGTCGGTGGTCACCGTGTCGCTCCTTGCCGCCGGCGCCGCGCCGATGGTTGCCGAGGAGTCTCCGGATGGCGTGAATGCGCAGTCGCGCGTCGATGTGACTCGCTACCTGCGCCCGGATGGGACGCTCGATTTCGCGGCCCTGTCCGCTTCCGGTGCAAGTGGAACGGTCGATCTGGCCGGACTGGCCGCGGGGATCGACCCGGAAACCGGCAATCCGGTCTTCTCCCGCAACGGCATCGAAACCGCCCCCGAAGACACCTGGTGGTCCGCACAGAACTTCTTTAGCGGCCTCAATGGCGAAGTCACCGCCATGGCAATCTATGGCGGCGAGCTGATCGCCACCGGCGAATTCACCACCGCCGACAGCGTCACCGTCAACCACATTGCCCGCTGGAACGGCGTCGTCTGGCGCGCGCTCGGCAGCGGGCTGGATGGCGCTGGTCGTTCCCTGGTCGTCTACGGCGGCCTGTTGGTCGTCGGCGGCCAGTTCACGCTGGCCGGCGGTGCCGCTGCCAACAACGTCGCCGCCTGGAATGGTGCCTCCTGGTCCGCGCTCGGCGCCGGCACCAACGCCGCCGTGCGCACACTCACCGTCTATGCCGGCAATCTCATCGCCGGCGGCTACTTTGGCTTCGCCGGCGGCGCGTCGGTCGGGTTCATCGCCCAATGGAACGGTTCCGCGTGGAGCAGTCTCGGTTCCGGCGTCAATAATTCCGTCGAGTGCGTCACCACGTACGGCGCCGATCTGGTCGCGGTCGGCTACTTCGATCAGGCGGGCGGTTCGCCGGCCATGAAAGTGGCGCGCTGGGATGGCGCCGCCTGGCACGCGCTCGGATCGGGACTCAATTCCGAAGCCTTCACTGCGCTTCAGTACGGCACCGACCTGATTGTCGGCGGCGGGTTCACCAACGCCGGCGGCGTCGGCGCCAACCGCATCGCTCGCTGGGATGGTTCCGGCTGGTCGGCTCTCGGCGACGGTCTCAACGGCATTGCCCGCGCTCTGACCATCTACAACGGCGACCTGATCGTCGGCGGCGCATTTGCAACCGCCGGCACCGTCTCGGCCTCGAACATCGCCGCCTGGGATGGCGCAACCTGGTCCGCCCTCGGCGCCGGCACATCGAACCTTGTTGAAGCCCTTGCCGTCTATGGCGCCGACCTCTGCGCCGGCGGCACATTCTTCACTGCCGGCGCTACGATGGCCCAGTTTGCCGCCACGTGGGATGGCGCGACGTGGTCACTCTTGGGCGCCTCCGGCAGCGGCGCCAACAATCAGATCAACGCACTGGTTGTCTACGACTCCAAGTTGATCGCGACCGGCGCCTTCACGCGCATCGGCATGATCGCCGCCTCACGGATCGCCGCCTGGGACGGCTCCGGATGGAGCGCCCTCGGCTCCGGGCTGAACAACAATGGTCTCAGTCTGGCCGTCTTTGATGACAAACTCATCGTCGGCGGCGACTTCACCATCGCCGGCGGCATCGCCGCTTCGCGCGTGGCCGCCTGGGATGGCGCCTCATGGTCGACCCTCGGTGGCGGCGTCAACGGTCCAGCCAACGCGCTATGCTCCTTCGACGGCGACCTCTATGTCGGCGGCGCCTTCACACAGGCCGGCGGCTTTCCGGCCAACAACGTTGCCCGCTGGGACCGGACCGCGTGGTCTCCGCTCGCCGGCGGCCTCGCCAGCACGGTCAACGCGCTGGCGGCCTTCGATGGCCAACTCTACGCCGGCGGCATCTTTACCAACGCCGGCACCATGCTGGCCGATGCCGGCTCAGCCACTCTGAATCGCGTCGCCCGCTGGGACGGTACCTCGTGGAATCCGCTCGGTGGCGGCGTCAACGGCCCCGTGTTCGCCCTGATGGAGTTTGACGGCGAGCTGGTTGTCGGCGGCAACATCAGCGCCGCCAATGGCACGATTCCCGTTGGACGTATCGCCGCCTGGAACGGCACGGCCTGGCACGCGCTCGGCACCGGTTTTGAAGCGCGAGTCCTTGCGGTCGGCGTCTATGGACTCAAACTGATTGCCACCGGGCAATTCACCTCCGCCGATGGTCTCCCGGCGTTCCGCATTGCGCAGTGGGACGGCCTCTCCTGGTCCCGTCTCGGCTCCGGGCTCGGCGCCGAAGGCCGCGCGCTGGCTCGCCATGGCAGCAGTCTGTATGTCGGCGGACAATTCCTCAATGCCGGCGACAAGCCCGCGCTGCGTCTCGGCACGTGGACTCCCGACAGCGACGGCGACGGCCTCGTTGATCCCCTCGACAACTGCCCCGACCACGCCAACATCGCCCAGACCGACTCCGACGTCGACGGAATGGGCGACCCCTGCGATCCCTGTCCGAACGATCCGGGCAACGACGCCGACGGCGACGGCGTTTGCGACGACGTCGACAACTGTCTCGGCCGAGCCAATGCGTCGCAGGTTAATGCCGACGGCGACGCTTTGGGTGACGATTGCGACAACTGCCCCGGCGCAACCAATCCCGGGCAGGAGGACGCCGACGGCGATCTGGTCGGCGACGCGTGCGACAACTGCCCGATGCGCGTCAACGCCGCGCAGGAAGACGCCGACGTCGACGGCATCGGCGATCTCTGCGACAACTGCCCCGACGACGCCAACGTGTTGCAGACCGATGGCGACGCCGACGGCGTGGGTGACGCCTGCGATAATTGCCCGGCCGATTACAACCCCGATCAGGGCGACTTCGACGGCGATGGAATCGGCGATCTCTGCGATGCCCCGTCACAGAATGAAGTCGCCGTGGAGTCCAAATCCGTGCTGGTCGGCCAGACCGGTGTCCACGTCGGCGTGTCGATCACCAACGACCTCTATGTCAGCGCCATGGTCCTCCCGCTGGAGATCCGCTCAATCACCCCGGGCGCCTATATCGCCGGCACGTTCACCTTCGGGATGACCGCCAACGGGCGTGTGATTGCCAGCGATCTGGCCGGCAACGTCGTGCGCCGCTACTTCCCGTCGCCGGCCGCCGCCAATTCCTGCAGCGGCCCGGCCTCACACACCTGGCAGACCAGCGCCGCGGCGGTCGACTTCGTCTCGCCCGACGCCGTGCTCTGGGCCGCCTATGGCCAGGACATCGACAACCCCTGCCTGAGCGCCGGCACCGATGGTGTCCCGTCGCTGGGCGGCATCCCATCCTTCGAGTTTGTCTTCAATGTCACCTCCACACCCGGTCAGTTCGAGATCGACACCTGCTGCGTCACCCCGGAAAACCACCTATCCTTCGTCTATCCGCCCGGGGGATCAACCGGCTGCACCGGCGAGGGCGCGCTTCTGGCCGTGCCCGACTTTGTCAAAGGAACAATCACTATCGGCATCCAGGATGTGGACGGCGACGGCGTCCACGACCCGGTCGACAACTGCCCCTCGCTCGCCAACCCGTCGCAAGTCAACTCCGATGGCGACGCTCTCGGCGACGCCTGCGACAACTGCCCGCTCGTTACCAATCCGAATCAACTGGACAGCGACGGCGATCTGCGCGGCGACCTTTGCGACAACTGTGTGAATACGCCCAATCCCAATCAGTCCGACGGCGATGGTGACGGCATCGGCGATGCCTGTGACGATTGTCCCGCCGGCGGAACCGGCGACGCCGATGGCGATGGGCGCGTCGACGCCTGCGACAACTGCCCGAACATCGCCAATCCCCAGCAGGAGGATCTCGACTCAGACGGCGTTGGAAATGTCTGCGATAACTGTCCCGATGTTGCCAACGGCAATCAGGCCGACGCCGACGGCGACGGCCGCGGCGATGTCTGTGACAACTGCCCGATCACCGCCAACGCGTCCCAATCCGACGTCGACAACGACGGCACCGGCGATCCCTGCGATGTCTGTCCCAACGATCCGCTGGACGACGAGGACGGCGACGGCGCCTGCGGCGATGTCGACAACTGCCCCGGGCTGGTCAATCCGAGCCAGGCCGATTCCGACAACGACGGCGCCGGCGATGATTGCGACAATTGTCCGATGGCGCCCAATGTCGGCCAGTCCGACGTCGACGCCGACAACATCGGCGATCCCTGCGACAATTGTCCGTCGGACTTTAACCCGTTGCAGGAAGACGCCGACCACGACGGCATCGGCGACCTGTGCGAGTGCTCCTGCGACTGCGCCCATGACCCCTCCTGCGACGGCGTCATCAGCAACGTGGTCGACATCGTGCTGTGCGTCAACGTGGCCTTCCGCGCCGGCGCCGAGATCGGCGATCCCAACCAGAATTGCCCGTGGTATCGCACCGACGTCAATTGCGACAGTGTGACCAGCGTCATCGATGTCGTCAAAACTGTGAACGTGGCCTTCCGCGCCGCCAATCCGGCAACCGAATACTGCGTGCCCTGTCCGTGAGACGCGGCAGGGAAGGGGGACGGGAGGCAGGACGCCTCCCGTCCACCCCTTCGCGCCGACTATAAATCACCCTCCGTCATTCCAGGCCGGCGCGTGCTGCCCACCTGGGCAATAGTCCCCTCCGTCATTCCAAGCCGGCGCTCTTTGCCGGCTTGGAATCTTTGTTACAATGCCCCACCCGCATCAAAACAAACGGCCCCGGCGCGTTGCGCCGGGGCCGTCGGATGGACGTGTTACCGACCCGCTACTTCGTCGTGCAGGGCTGCGGGCCGCTGTTGAAGAGGTAGGCGGTCAGATCGGCGATGTCGCGGCGGTTGATCGCCCCGTCGCAGTTGACGTCGGCGTTGCTCGAATATCCCGCCGACGCGCTGCCCACGTTGAGGGCCGCGCCCGTCGCCTTGCCGCTGATCTGGCTTACGATATGCGTCAGCAGCGCCAGGTCGGCGATGTTGATCTCGCCCGACGCGTCCACATCACCCGCTTGCATGCCCGTCACCACCGGCTGGCCATCCGGACCCACACCCGCCTGGCCGCCGTCGCAATCTCTCGGGTCGACTTCAAAGGTGTAAGTCCGACTGATCTGGCAGTTGCCGCCGCAGCTGTTGACGCAGCGAATGACAATGTTGAACGTCGTTCTCTGCGTGATGTTGACGCACCAGTTGCCGTTGGAAATGTACCCTGGTCCGTCGATGATCTGACAGGTCACCCCGCGCTGCGGTGGCGGGTTGTTGCCGGCAATCGGGATGCACACCGGCGACTGACAGAACAGGTATGTGCCCGAAGGCGGCAGGTTGCACGCCGGCGGATCGATCAGGATGAACGTCACCGTGAATGTCCGCGTCGATGTCTGGCCGCAGGCGTCGGTCACGCGGACTGTTGCGCTGTACTTGCCGTCCGCGGGCGGCGTGAAGCACCAGTACCATTGATTGCCCTGCTGCTGCACGGTGCCGTAGCCGCTGGTTACCACCACCGACGTCACGTTGTTGTTCTGATCAAAGATGTTCAGGAGCCGGCAGAACGGCTGGCTCGGATCGCACAGCGTGACCGTCGTGTCGTCACGCACCGTCAGGATCGGCGGATCGTTGAAGTCGATCTGCAGCGTCGTCTGGCAGGTGTCGGCCGCGCCGCAGGCGTCGATCACGCGCCACCGGACCATCAACTCGTCCTCATTCGGCGGGTAATAGGTCCACACGTTGCCGCTGAAGGAGCCCGGCCCGCTGATCATTTCATACTTGACGATGTTGTTGTCCGGGTCGGTCGCCTGCATCGTCATCGTCGCCGGCTGATTCGGGCAGAGGCACCACATCGCCGTCGGCGGCGCCGAACAGACCGGCGGCTGGTTGACATCCACGGTAATGCGGAAACTGCCGTCACATGAGGCGTTCGCCGCGCTCGTGCAACGGATCACGATCTCATAGGTGCCATCCGCGGTTGGCGTCCACCGCCAGAAGCCGCCCGACACCGTCCCCGGTCCCGCGATCACCGCGCAGCTAAACGGCGGATTGGCGCCCACCGCCGTCACCGGCAACGCGATCTCCGATGTCCCGCAACTCGAAAGGGCCGTGTCGCCCGGCAGCATGCACACTGGCGGTTGCGGATTACCGACCTGCGCATAAGCGGTATCCACATCGGATGCGCCGCACGGGTCATCGACCCGCACGACGAACTCAAACACTCCGGCGGCGTTCGCCGACCAGCACACCTGATTGGTCGCCGTGTTGATCGTCGTGCCCGTTGGACCCGAAACCAGCGATTCGATCAATCCGCCCGGGCCGTCCGGATCGCCAACGGTGTAGGTGAAGCACACCAGCGTCGGCGGCGTCGTCACAAGCAGCGACTGGTCGGGGCCGAGGTCGATTGTCGGCGGCGAATTGACATCAAAGCTCACCGTGAAGCTGCCCGAGCAGGTGGCGCCGCAGCTGTCGGTGCACACAATCGGCACCGTCAACTGCCCGTCGCCAGTCACGTCGTAGCACCACTCGCCATTGACCAGCGTGCCCGGTGCGCCCACGCCCAACGCGCACGACATCAGGTTGCCATTCGGGTCGATGGCCGACACCGTCCGGCAAATCCGCTGCGGCGCACAGAGGAAGTACGACGTATCGGCCGGCAGGACACAGCTCGGCGGATCGTTCATCTCGATGGACACATTGAACGACGCCTGGCAGGAATCACAGAGTGACAGGCATCGGACGGTGACCGTGAAATTGGCGTCCGTCGTCGCGTTGTAGCTCCACTGGCCGTTCACAATTTGGCCGGGTCCGGCGACCAATTGACAGGTCGCGCCCACCCCGCCTGAGACCGGGAACGACAGCGTCGTCGGTCCGCACAGCAGGGTGTCGATATTGCCCGGCACCTGGCACTCGACCGGCACGCGCTGCGGATAGTTGCGCGTGAAGTCGATCACGCACGAATCGCCGCAGGTGTCGGCGCAGACGATCGTCACCTGCGCCGATGTGCCCGGCGCCGGATTCGGATACTGCCAGCCGCCCGGCACCAACTGCCCCGGACCGATCAGGCGGCACCGCGTCTCGCCGTCCACATCAAACGATCCCAGCGGCACAAAGTCGGTGTCCGGCGTGCAGATCGGATCGACCAGCTCCACGAAGATCGAGCAAGTCGGGTTGACGTTCATGTCAAAGTTCACCGTGAACTCGTTCTGGCAGGTGTGGCCGCAGGTGTCGGCGCACTGGATCAGGACCGTCACCGACGTGTCATAATCCGGCGGCGTCCAGCACCAGAAGTCGCCATCCAGCGTGCCCGGTCCGGCGAGGATGTTGCACCCGGCCAGCGCGCCCTTGTTCGACGATCCGGTGTTGCCCTGCGAACCCGGCAGTTGCGGCGTCGGCTGCGTCACGCGCCGCGCGCCGCCCTTGGTCGTGCGCACCACGTCCGAGGTCCGGCTTGAAACGGCCGGATCCGGCCAATCGACACGCACGCAGATCGGCTCCGGATTGCAGAGCGCCACCGTCGTATCCGGCGTCTGGTAGCACTGCGGCGGCTCGGTCACATTGATCGTCACGCAGAACCTGTCGACGCAATACGCGCCGCACGAATCAACGCACTCTACCGTCACGCAGATCGTCTCATCCTTGGTGGCGCCGTACGACCACTCATACGTGCCGTGCTGCGCGCCGGCTGTCAGTGTGCCCGGGCCTTCCTTGATGGCGCAGTGGCTGAAGTTGCCATTCGAATCGGATGCCGACAACGGCAGCGTAATGGTCGCCGGATCACACAGATAGATCGTCGTGTCGTCCGGGACTCGGCACTCCGGCGGCGCGTTCATGATGAACAAAAAGTCAATCTGCCCGGAGCAGGCGTTGCCGCAATCGTCCACGCACCGAATGACCGAGGACACCGGCCCGCCGACGGCGGTCGGAGTGTAGCACCAACGGCCGTCGATGATCTGCCCGGCCCCCTGCACCACCGTGCAGGTCACTGACTCGTCGCAGTTGTCCGTCGCCGAAACCGGCAGGCAGATGGTCGTGTCCGGGTGGCAGAGGAAGAACGTATCCGCCACCGGCAGGCGGCAGACCGGCGCGGTCGTGTCGGCGATCGTGATCGTCTGCACGCACCGGCCCTCGTTCTCGCAACGATCCCTGGCCGCAAACGTGCGCGCAATGATCATCGCGCAACCCTCGGCGGTCGTGTCCTGGCTCAGCAGGACAACCTCCACCGCGTCGTCGCAGTTGTCGGTCGCCGACGGCCAGCCCCAATCGCCCTGCTTGTCGTCGCATTCATAATAGAGGTTGTTCGGGCAGGTCACGACCGGCGCGGTCGTGTCGGCGATGTTCAGAATCCACGTGCACGTGTCGGACACGTTGCCGCAGCAGTCGACCGCCCAGATGAACGCCTTGATGTACGCCGGGCACTTGTTCAGATGGTAGGTCAACCGTGCCAGGACCTCGACGCTGTCGCAACAACCGTCGTAGACCGTGTCCACCATCCGGAACCCGCAGAGGAAGTTGCTCTTGTCGAGCCGGAACGGATCGGTCCCCTTCAATTGGATGCAATCGGCCTTGTCACGCGCGCAATAGATCGTCGTGTCGGGCGCGCACACCAGCACCGGCGCCGTCTCATCGACAAACGTCACCCGCTGCGCGCAGGTGTCGACGTTGCCGCAGGCGTCGATTGCCGCGAACTTCAGCTCGAAGACCACGTGGCACGGGTTGGTGTCCAGCAGGTCCACATCATACAGACAGATGTTATACTCCGAGCAATTGTCGGTCGCGCTCGGGCGGCCGTACCGGTAGTCATAGCCGGTCAGGCAAGGCTCCTCACCCGACAACGATTTCGCCGGCAGGGCCGCCAGCGACGCCAGCGCCGCTTTGCCCTCGCGCTGGTCCAGCTCCTCGCAGGTGACCGTGGTGTCCGGCGGGCAGGTAATCACCGGCGCCGTCGAGTCGCCCACGATGATCGTCTGCGTGCAGGTGCTGCGGTTGCCGCAGATGTCCACCGCCGCAAACGTCCGCGCGATCTCGATGTAGCAGTTGCCCTGCTGGGCCACCGTGTCCACCGAAACCAGCGTCGCCGTCACCTGGCCGTCGCAATCATCGGTCGCCGTGGCCATCCCCAGATCGCCCGGATCGGTGCCGCACTCAAGACGGATGTCCTTCGGGCAGGTGATGACCGGCGCCACCGTGTCCACAAACCACACGGTCCAGAAACAGGTGTCGGAGATGTTGCCGCAATCGTCCACCGCCCAGAGCTTGGCGCGAACATATTGCGGGCATTTCTCAAAGTGCACCGAGAAATGCGCGTAGTAGTCGATCTCCGGATCGCACGCGTCGTACAGCGTGTCGATCAACCGGTACTCGCAGATATACTTCTCGCTCAGCTTCTGCGGACCCGACTTGCCGGCCCAGCAATCCAGTCCGCCGTCGCCGGCGCAGTAGACCGTCGTGTCCGGCGCGCACACCAGGACCGGCGCTGTCGTGTCGACGAAAGTCACACGCTGCGAGCAGGTGTCGGAATTGCCGCAATCATCGATGGCGGTAAACTGCAGCTCGAAGACCGCGCGACAGGTGTCGACGCTCAGACGCCGGACGCCGTAGAGGCAATAGAACAACGTGTCGTCGCAATTGTCCGTGGCGACCGGCTTGCCGTACCGCCAGTCATAGTCGTAGCAGCCGTTGGCGTCCTTGCCGGCCGCGCCGGAGGCGATACCGTCCAGCAGCGCCTTGCCGCCGGCCGGTCCCGCCAGTTCGGCGCAATCGACCACCGTGTCGGGCGGGCAGGTGATCGTCGGCGCGGTCGTGTCGATGACAAACACCTGCTGGTGGCAGGTGTCGGCATTGCCGCAGTTGTCCCGCGCCTCCCAATAGAGAGTGAACGTGTAACGCTGCGGACAGTCGCCATACGTCGTGTCGCTGACACCTAGGAGCGTCACCGTCGACTGCGCGTTGCAGTTGTCGACCGCCAGCGGCGTCGGCCACTCGGCCGGGATTTCGTCGCACTCGTAGCGCAACGGCTCGCAGGTCAAAACCGGCGGCACAGTGTCAATCACGATGATCACCTGCTCGCAGGTGTCGGCGTTGTTGCAGTCGTCGACCGCCACCCAGGTCACGATGATTGTGTCGGGAATCGGGCAGTCGGCATAGCCCCAGCGCAGCTCGCCCAGCTGCGTCACGGACACCTGCGGATCGCAGTTGTCGGTCGCCGGCGGCGGGTTCCAGCCCGTCGGAATCTGCGAACACGGCACCGTATCCTGTTCCGGACAGGCAATGACCGGATCGGTCGTGTCAACGATCGTCAGGATCTGATAGCAGGTGTCGGCGTTCTGACACAAGTCGTAGCCGATATAGGCCAGCTCATACTGGATGTGGCACGGGTTCTGATCGATCCAGCGGCTCACGAACGGCCCGACGATGAAGACCGTGTCGGAACAATTGTCCGTCCCGCTCGGCGCTCCATACGGCCAGATCAGGCCGGGAACCGAAATGGTCTGACCGACCGTCGCGTTCCTCAACGCATCCGTGAGCTCATCGCACTCGACCGTCGTGTCCGGCGGGCAGGTGACCACCGGCGGCGTCGTGTCGCGCACGATCACCGTCTGTCGGCACGTGTCGGAGACATTGCCGCAGGAGTCGACCGAATAGTAGCCAACGATCAGATACAGATTGCACGGGAACGCTCCATCCAGACTCAGGATGGTCCCATAGATCTCCGGTGAATCATCGCAGTTGTCCTTGGCGCCCGGGATTCCGAACGGCCAGGGATTGGGCTCATCACCCTTGATGCCCGAGCCGGCCACCCAGCTTCCCGCCTTCGTCAGCGGCAGTTCGTCGCACGACAGCGCCGTGTCCGGCGGGCAGGTCATGACCGGCGGGGTCGTGTCGGTCACATAGACCGTCTGGATGCACGTGTCGGCGTTGCCGCAATCGTCGATCGCCTGCCAGTACAGATTAAAGGAGTAGCGCTGCGGGCAACCGCCGACCACCGTGTCGGCCTGGTCCACCAGCGTCACCTCCACCGACGGGTCGCAGACATCGGTCGCGACCGGCGGCGAAAACACGCTGGGCACCTCGTCGCACTCATAGCGCAGCGGCTCGCACTCCACAAAGGTGGGCTTGGCGCTGTCGCGGTAGCGGATGACCTGCTCGCAGGTATCCGCAAGGCCGCAGGCGTCCATCGCCTCCCAGGTCAGCACGATCCGGTAGGCGCCGTAGCAGGTGCTGTCCTCATGCCGCTCGCCGATCAACTTGATCGTCGGCTGCGAGCAGTTGTCGGTCGCCGTCGGCGGCGCCGGGAAGTCAATCACCCCGCACTCCAGCAACGTGGAGTCCGGACAGTCAAACTCCGGCGCGGTCGTGTCGACCAGCTCCAGGCGCTGGTAGCAGGTGTCCGACACGTTGCCGCAGTCGTCCACCGCCCAGATCGCCACGCTGTCATAGTAATTACACGGCCATGTGCCGCCGCTGCGGATGTAGCGATATTGCACCGCCACGCTGTCGTCGCAGTTGTCCTCCGCCGTCGGCAGGACAGGGGAGAGGCCGCTTTCAATCGACTTGGTGTAGAAACTGTCGCAGGCAATCGTGATCAGCGTCCGACAGCCGACCAGAACCGGCGGCGTCGTGTCGACCACATTGATCACCTGCGTGCACGAATCCACGTTGCCGCAATCGTCGGTGGCGACCCACAGGATGGTCTTGTGATAACCCTGCGGGCACTCAATCGTGGTCGAGGAGGCCGGGAAGGCCTGCAACGCCACGTTCGTGTCGCAATTGTCGGTCACCGTCGGCTTCGGCAGGTCGGCGTCGGCCGGCACCGAGTCGCACTCAAAGGTGAGCGGGGCCGGGCACACGATCTCCGGACGCGCGGTGTCCTGCACCGTGATTGACTGGTCGCAATAGGCGCTGTCGCCGCAGGCGTCCTTGACCACGTAGCGCAAACGCAGCGTGTACGCATAGTCACAATTGCCCGCGATGGAATCACGGCTCACGATATAGACCGACGGATTGGCGTCGCGGTCATCCGCCACCGTCGGCGTGCCGAATGAACCGATGTTGTCGCAGTCAAAGATCTTATTGTCGGGACAGGTGATCCTGGGGGGATCGTTGATGTCGAAGGTCACCGAGAAGCTGGCGGTGCAGGTGTCGCAGAAGTCGGGGCTCGCACACGCGACCGTCACCGTCACCACTTCGTCGCCCGAGGGCGTGTAAGTCCAGAAGCCGTTGGCCAACGTTCCCGGCCCGCTGGTGATCGCGCAGGTGCCGCCCGTGGCGCTCACCGGCAGCGAGACCTGCGTCGGATCGCACTGCTGGATCGTCGTGTCGTCCGGCACGTTGCAGACCGGCGGCACTCGAGTCGGGTAGGTCGCCGAAAACGCGATCACGCACGAATCCCCGCAGGCTACCTTGCAGACGATGCGGACATTGACCGTCTCGCCGCCCGTCGGCGTGTAGGTCCACGCGCCGTTGATCAACTGGCCCGGACCGTACAGCGTGCAGGTCGTCGAACCGCCCTGCGGATCGATCGATACGAACGGCACGATGTGCGGACCGTTCAGGCAGGCCGGCGGTGTCGGATTCACCAGCAGACTGCACACCGGCGGCTGGCAGCAAACCACGGTATCGATCACCACCGGTTTGCAGATGTTCGACGCCGACAGATTGACGCAGCGCTTGCTGCTGTTGGGATCGTTGGGGTCGCAGGCGCTGTTGCCCGGGGTCGGGCAGGGGCTCGGCTTGTCCTCCCCCTCAAACTTGACGCGCAACACCCAGTTGCCCGACTCGTCCGGCACCGGCAGATCGGTGCAGGCGTAGCCGTTGGCGTCCGTCCACACCGTGTCCTCGCCCTCGGCGTCGCTGTCCACGCCGCAGTTGCCCGGATTCCAGTAGAACCGGA includes these proteins:
- a CDS encoding dockerin type I domain-containing protein — encoded protein: MGIGALVLFCLALALPSAAHAATLTTDRADYPPGDTVWITGAGYGYSAVSPTGGETVEFYVRHVDKSGALTGEYGPWTAAANAKGAVSTFWVVPYNDSIVGATLELTGTGLSSGLIASTMFTDANVVLDITTVVPDTICPGDTTRPGRDSLYLCARLLQGSCNLPLPNRPIRFYWNPGNCGVDSDAEGEDTVWTDANGYACTDLPVPDESGNWVLRVKFEGEDKPSPCPTPGNSACDPNDPNSSKRCVNLSASNICKPVVIDTVVCCQPPVCSLLVNPTPPACLNGPHIVPFVSIDPQGGSTTCTLYGPGQLINGAWTYTPTGGETVNVRIVCKVACGDSCVIAFSATYPTRVPPVCNVPDDTTIQQCDPTQVSLPVSATGGTCAITSGPGTLANGFWTYTPSGDEVVTVTVACASPDFCDTCTASFSVTFDINDPPRITCPDNKIFDCDNIGSFGTPTVADDRDANPSVYIVSRDSIAGNCDYAYTLRLRYVVKDACGDSAYCDQSITVQDTARPEIVCPAPLTFECDSVPADADLPKPTVTDNCDTNVALQAFPASSTTIECPQGYHKTILWVATDDCGNVDSCTQVINVVDTTPPVLVGCRTLITIACDSFYTKSIESGLSPVLPTAEDNCDDSVAVQYRYIRSGGTWPCNYYDSVAIWAVDDCGNVSDTCYQRLELVDTTAPEFDCPDSTLLECGVIDFPAPPTATDNCSQPTIKLIGERHEDSTCYGAYRIVLTWEAMDACGLADTCEQVIRYRDSAKPTFVECEPLRYECDEVPSVFSPPVATDVCDPSVEVTLVDQADTVVGGCPQRYSFNLYWQAIDDCGNADTCIQTVYVTDTTPPVMTCPPDTALSCDELPLTKAGSWVAGSGIKGDEPNPWPFGIPGAKDNCDDSPEIYGTILSLDGAFPCNLYLIVGYYSVDSCGNVSDTCRQTVIVRDTTPPVVTCPPDTTVECDELTDALRNATVGQTISVPGLIWPYGAPSGTDNCSDTVFIVGPFVSRWIDQNPCHIQYELAYIGYDLCQNADTCYQILTIVDTTDPVIACPEQDTVPCSQIPTGWNPPPATDNCDPQVSVTQLGELRWGYADCPIPDTIIVTWVAVDDCNNADTCEQVIIVIDTVPPVLTCEPLRYECDEIPAEWPTPLAVDNCNAQSTVTLLGVSDTTYGDCPQRYTFTLYWEARDNCGNADTCHQQVFVIDTTAPTITCPPDTVVDCAELAGPAGGKALLDGIASGAAGKDANGCYDYDWRYGKPVATDNCDDTLFYCLYGVRRLSVDTCRAVFELQFTAIDDCGNSDTCSQRVTFVDTTAPVLVCAPDTTVYCAGDGGLDCWAGKSGPQKLSEKYICEYRLIDTLYDACDPEIDYYAHFSVHFEKCPQYVRAKLWAVDDCGNISDTCFWTVWFVDTVAPVITCPKDIRLECGTDPGDLGMATATDDCDGQVTATLVSVDTVAQQGNCYIEIARTFAAVDICGNRSTCTQTIIVGDSTAPVITCPPDTTVTCEELDQREGKAALASLAALPAKSLSGEEPCLTGYDYRYGRPSATDNCSEYNICLYDVDLLDTNPCHVVFELKFAAIDACGNVDTCAQRVTFVDETAPVLVCAPDTTIYCARDKADCIQLKGTDPFRLDKSNFLCGFRMVDTVYDGCCDSVEVLARLTYHLNKCPAYIKAFIWAVDCCGNVSDTCTWILNIADTTAPVVTCPNNLYYECDDKQGDWGWPSATDNCDDAVEVVLLSQDTTAEGCAMIIARTFAARDRCENEGRCVQTITIADTTAPVCRLPVADTFFLCHPDTTICLPVSATDNCDESVTCTVVQGAGQIIDGRWCYTPTAVGGPVSSVIRCVDDCGNACSGQIDFLFIMNAPPECRVPDDTTIYLCDPATITLPLSASDSNGNFSHCAIKEGPGTLTAGAQHGTYEWSYGATKDETICVTVECVDSCGAYCVDRFCVTINVTEPPQCYQTPDTTVALCNPEPICVRVDWPDPAVSSRTSDVVRTTKGGARRVTQPTPQLPGSQGNTGSSNKGALAGCNILAGPGTLDGDFWCWTPPDYDTSVTVLIQCADTCGHTCQNEFTVNFDMNVNPTCSIFVELVDPICTPDTDFVPLGSFDVDGETRCRLIGPGQLVPGGWQYPNPAPGTSAQVTIVCADTCGDSCVIDFTRNYPQRVPVECQVPGNIDTLLCGPTTLSFPVSGGVGATCQLVAGPGQIVNGQWSYNATTDANFTVTVRCLSLCDSCQASFNVSIEMNDPPSCVLPADTSYFLCAPQRICRTVSAIDPNGNLMSCALGVGAPGTLVNGEWCYDVTGDGQLTVPIVCTDSCGATCSGSFTVSFDVNSPPTIDLGPDQSLLVTTPPTLVCFTYTVGDPDGPGGLIESLVSGPTGTTINTATNQVCWSANAAGVFEFVVRVDDPCGASDVDTAYAQVGNPQPPVCMLPGDTALSSCGTSEIALPVTAVGANPPFSCAVIAGPGTVSGGFWRWTPTADGTYEIVIRCTSAANASCDGSFRITVDVNQPPVCSAPPTAMWCLCPNQPATMTMQATDPDNNIVKYEMISGPGSFSGNVWTYYPPNEDELMVRWRVIDACGAADTCQTTLQIDFNDPPILTVRDDTTVTLCDPSQPFCRLLNIFDQNNNVTSVVVTSGYGTVQQQGNQWYWCFTPPADGKYSATVRVTDACGQTSTRTFTVTFILIDPPACNLPPSGTYLFCQSPVCIPIAGNNPPPQRGVTCQIIDGPGYISNGNWCVNITQRTTFNIVIRCVNSCGGNCQISRTYTFEVDPRDCDGGQAGVGPDGQPVVTGMQAGDVDASGEINIADLALLTHIVSQISGKATGAALNVGSASAGYSSNADVNCDGAINRRDIADLTAYLFNSGPQPCTTK